The proteins below come from a single Molothrus ater isolate BHLD 08-10-18 breed brown headed cowbird chromosome 3, BPBGC_Mater_1.1, whole genome shotgun sequence genomic window:
- the TJAP1 gene encoding tight junction-associated protein 1 isoform X1, whose translation MSSTAPSKKPYRKAPPQHREIRHEVPIIRDDQDGVILAEQSQEPLTDAERMKLLQHENEELRRRLTYVTNKMEAMERELESGQDYLEMELGQNREELEKFKDKFRRLQNSYTASQRTNQDLEEKLHALASLSQSWIFAIKKAEMDRKTLDWEIVELTNKLLDAKTTINKLEELNERYRQDCNLAVQLLKCNKSHFRNHKFADLPYELQDMVNKHLHSAQESAGPGQEAAHSLAPSDVVPTSVIARVLEKPESLVLNSAKSSSGSCPMAEDVFVHVDMSGALPDACNSAGQMGKEGGDAGKQQNGGCKPQSSVESVPEEVPAFEKLSPYPTPSPPHPMYPGRKVIEFSEDKVRIPKNSPLPNCTYATRQAISLSLVQSEDESCDRHRTLPSSPASEGHRSASSCSCQQSPKAARAHGSSQSSPFSSPPQIPSAFASSASSEEDLLANWQRMFVDKAPPTSERVLMNRTAFSRDTAPELQKRFSRSMQELGRAASAYSDGEESAQSCSWTVSRDSSVDTDSTESRARRSHFSSDYGTDFSQDEAQKLLLESGGGTAEPESPSPEKHKDYVDLGLPESPAEEREMLLQGDKESSQGGVQEESGEGRVKPPFSRPHRSPKRMGVHHLHRKDSLTQAQEQGNLLT comes from the exons ATGTCGAGCACGGCCCCATCAAAGAAGCCTTACCGCAAGGCGCCCCCGCAGCACCGCGAAATCCGACATGAGGTGCCCATCATTCGTGACGACCAGGATGGAGTGATCTTGGCTGAGCAGAGTCAG GAACCCTTGACGGATGCAGAAAGGATGAA GCTACTGCAGCATGAGAATGAGGAGCTTCGCCGACGGCTGACATACGTGACTAACAAAATGGAGGCAATGGagagggaactggagtcaggTCAGGACTACCTGGAGATGGAACTGGGCCAGAATcgtgaggagctggagaagttCAAGGATAAATTCCGTAG GTTGCAGAACAGCTACACTGCTTCCCAGAGAACCAACCAAGAcctggaggagaagctgcaTGCCCTG GCCTCTCTCAGCCAAAGCTGGATTTTTGCA ATTAAAAAGGCGGAAATGGACCGCAAGACGCTGGACTGGGAGATTGTAGAGCTCACTAATAAATTGCTTGATGCCAAAACCACCATCAATAAGCTGGAGGAACTCAAT GAACGCTATCGACAGGACTGTAACCTTGCAGTACAGCTGCTCAAGTGTAACAAGTCGCACTTCAGGAACCACAAGTTTGCTGAT CTTCCGTATGAGCTGCAGGACATGGTGAATAAGCATTTGCACAGTGCGCAGGAGTCTGCAGGCCCTGGCCAAGAGGCAGCCCACAGCTTGGCTCCATCTGATGTTGTGCCCACCTCAGTCATCGCCAGAGTCTTGGAGAAACCAGAATCTCTGGTTCTGAATTCAGCTAAGTCTAGCAGTGGCAGCTGTCCCATGGCTGAGGATGTCTTTGTGCATGTGGACATGAGCGGAGCCCTTCCTGATGCCTGCAACAGTGCAGGGCagatggggaaggagggaggagatgCGGGGAAACAGCAGAATGGTGGCTGCAAGCCGCAGAGTAGTGTGGAAAGTGTGCCTGAGGAGGTGCCTGCCTTCGAGAAGCTAAGCCCATACCCTACTCCCTCACCTCCCCATCCTATGTACCCAGGGCGCAAAGTGATTGAGTTCTCTGAGGACAAGGTAAGGATCCCAAAGAACAGCCCCCTGCCCAACTGTACATATGCTACACGCCAGGCCATCTCCCTCAGCCTGGTGCAGAGTGAAGATGAGAGCTGTGACAGGCACCGGAcactccccagcagccctgcttcCGAAGGGCACCGTTCAGCCTCCAGCTGTTCCTGCCAGCAGTCCCCTAAAGCAGCCAGGGCTCACGGctcttcccagagcagcccatTCAGCAGCCCTCCCCAAATCCCGAGCGCctttgccagctctgccagctctgaggaGGACCTGCTGGCTAACTGGCAGCGAATGTTTGTGGATAAGGCACCCCCCACCTCGGAGCGAGTGCTGATGAACCGCACGGCTTTCAGCCGTGATACGGCCCCCGAGCTCCAGAAGAGGTTCAGCCGCTCCATGCAGGAGCTGGGTAGGGCAGCCTCAGCTTACTCGGATGGTGAGGagtctgctcagagctgcagctggaccGTGAGCCGGGACTCAAGCGTGGACACAGACAGCACCGAGTCCAGAGCCCGCAGGAGCCATTTCTCCTCAGACTATGGTACAGATTTCTCCCAGGATGAAGCCCAGAAGCTGTTGCTTGAAAGCGGTGGAGGCACTGCTGAGCCTGAAAGCCCCTCACCAGAGAAGCACAAGGACTATGTAGACCTTGGCTTGCCTGAGAGCCCGGCTGAGGAGAGAGAAATGCTGCTCCAGGGAGACAAGGAGAGCAGCCAAGGAGGTGTCCAAGAGGAAAGCGGAGAAGGCAGGGTCAAGCCTCCTTTCAGTCGGCCGCACCGCAGCCCCAAGAGGATGGGGGTGCACCACTTACATCGCAAAGACAGTCTGACACAAGCCCAGGAACAGGGCAACCTTCTCACCTGA
- the TJAP1 gene encoding tight junction-associated protein 1 isoform X2 → MSSTAPSKKPYRKAPPQHREIRHEVPIIRDDQDGVILAEQSQEPLTDAERMKLLQHENEELRRRLTYVTNKMEAMERELESGQDYLEMELGQNREELEKFKDKFRRLQNSYTASQRTNQDLEEKLHALIKKAEMDRKTLDWEIVELTNKLLDAKTTINKLEELNERYRQDCNLAVQLLKCNKSHFRNHKFADLPYELQDMVNKHLHSAQESAGPGQEAAHSLAPSDVVPTSVIARVLEKPESLVLNSAKSSSGSCPMAEDVFVHVDMSGALPDACNSAGQMGKEGGDAGKQQNGGCKPQSSVESVPEEVPAFEKLSPYPTPSPPHPMYPGRKVIEFSEDKVRIPKNSPLPNCTYATRQAISLSLVQSEDESCDRHRTLPSSPASEGHRSASSCSCQQSPKAARAHGSSQSSPFSSPPQIPSAFASSASSEEDLLANWQRMFVDKAPPTSERVLMNRTAFSRDTAPELQKRFSRSMQELGRAASAYSDGEESAQSCSWTVSRDSSVDTDSTESRARRSHFSSDYGTDFSQDEAQKLLLESGGGTAEPESPSPEKHKDYVDLGLPESPAEEREMLLQGDKESSQGGVQEESGEGRVKPPFSRPHRSPKRMGVHHLHRKDSLTQAQEQGNLLT, encoded by the exons ATGTCGAGCACGGCCCCATCAAAGAAGCCTTACCGCAAGGCGCCCCCGCAGCACCGCGAAATCCGACATGAGGTGCCCATCATTCGTGACGACCAGGATGGAGTGATCTTGGCTGAGCAGAGTCAG GAACCCTTGACGGATGCAGAAAGGATGAA GCTACTGCAGCATGAGAATGAGGAGCTTCGCCGACGGCTGACATACGTGACTAACAAAATGGAGGCAATGGagagggaactggagtcaggTCAGGACTACCTGGAGATGGAACTGGGCCAGAATcgtgaggagctggagaagttCAAGGATAAATTCCGTAG GTTGCAGAACAGCTACACTGCTTCCCAGAGAACCAACCAAGAcctggaggagaagctgcaTGCCCTG ATTAAAAAGGCGGAAATGGACCGCAAGACGCTGGACTGGGAGATTGTAGAGCTCACTAATAAATTGCTTGATGCCAAAACCACCATCAATAAGCTGGAGGAACTCAAT GAACGCTATCGACAGGACTGTAACCTTGCAGTACAGCTGCTCAAGTGTAACAAGTCGCACTTCAGGAACCACAAGTTTGCTGAT CTTCCGTATGAGCTGCAGGACATGGTGAATAAGCATTTGCACAGTGCGCAGGAGTCTGCAGGCCCTGGCCAAGAGGCAGCCCACAGCTTGGCTCCATCTGATGTTGTGCCCACCTCAGTCATCGCCAGAGTCTTGGAGAAACCAGAATCTCTGGTTCTGAATTCAGCTAAGTCTAGCAGTGGCAGCTGTCCCATGGCTGAGGATGTCTTTGTGCATGTGGACATGAGCGGAGCCCTTCCTGATGCCTGCAACAGTGCAGGGCagatggggaaggagggaggagatgCGGGGAAACAGCAGAATGGTGGCTGCAAGCCGCAGAGTAGTGTGGAAAGTGTGCCTGAGGAGGTGCCTGCCTTCGAGAAGCTAAGCCCATACCCTACTCCCTCACCTCCCCATCCTATGTACCCAGGGCGCAAAGTGATTGAGTTCTCTGAGGACAAGGTAAGGATCCCAAAGAACAGCCCCCTGCCCAACTGTACATATGCTACACGCCAGGCCATCTCCCTCAGCCTGGTGCAGAGTGAAGATGAGAGCTGTGACAGGCACCGGAcactccccagcagccctgcttcCGAAGGGCACCGTTCAGCCTCCAGCTGTTCCTGCCAGCAGTCCCCTAAAGCAGCCAGGGCTCACGGctcttcccagagcagcccatTCAGCAGCCCTCCCCAAATCCCGAGCGCctttgccagctctgccagctctgaggaGGACCTGCTGGCTAACTGGCAGCGAATGTTTGTGGATAAGGCACCCCCCACCTCGGAGCGAGTGCTGATGAACCGCACGGCTTTCAGCCGTGATACGGCCCCCGAGCTCCAGAAGAGGTTCAGCCGCTCCATGCAGGAGCTGGGTAGGGCAGCCTCAGCTTACTCGGATGGTGAGGagtctgctcagagctgcagctggaccGTGAGCCGGGACTCAAGCGTGGACACAGACAGCACCGAGTCCAGAGCCCGCAGGAGCCATTTCTCCTCAGACTATGGTACAGATTTCTCCCAGGATGAAGCCCAGAAGCTGTTGCTTGAAAGCGGTGGAGGCACTGCTGAGCCTGAAAGCCCCTCACCAGAGAAGCACAAGGACTATGTAGACCTTGGCTTGCCTGAGAGCCCGGCTGAGGAGAGAGAAATGCTGCTCCAGGGAGACAAGGAGAGCAGCCAAGGAGGTGTCCAAGAGGAAAGCGGAGAAGGCAGGGTCAAGCCTCCTTTCAGTCGGCCGCACCGCAGCCCCAAGAGGATGGGGGTGCACCACTTACATCGCAAAGACAGTCTGACACAAGCCCAGGAACAGGGCAACCTTCTCACCTGA